Proteins encoded by one window of Ascaphus truei isolate aAscTru1 unplaced genomic scaffold, aAscTru1.hap1 HAP1_SCAFFOLD_453, whole genome shotgun sequence:
- the LAMTOR4 gene encoding ragulator complex protein LAMTOR4: MTSTLTQGLERIPDQLGYLVISEDGVLASAGDLENDERTAGVIREMVTTASGFWGLGELQPFKRMSIVFGEQSYLITISGQKIYVVKRQNVVREPIIV, encoded by the exons atg acctCCACACTGACACAGGGTCTGGAGCGAATCCCGGACCAGTTGGGATACCTGGTGATCAGTGAAGACGGCGTGCTGGCG AGCGCCGGTGACCTGGAGAATGACGAGCGCACGGCGGGGGTGATCAGGGAAATGGTGACTACAGCCAGTGGCTTCTGGGGGCTCGGGGAGCTCCAGCCGTTCAAACGCATGAGCA TCGTGTTCGGAGAACAGTCTTATCTGATCACCATTTCCGGGCAGAAGATTTACGTGGTGAAGCGGCAGAATGTGGTGCGGGAACCGATCATCGTGTAA
- the RNASEK gene encoding ribonuclease kappa isoform X1: protein MVSLLCCGPKLAACGIVLSVWGVIMLVLLGIFFNVHSAVLIEDIPFTEHDFEDPRPPSKLYALYEQVSYNCFIAAAIYVVLGGFSFCQVRLHKRKEYMVR from the exons ATGGTGTCTCTCCTGTGCTGCGGGCCCAAGCTGGCGGCCTGTGGGATCGTgctgagtgtgtggggggtcatcATGCTG GTGCTGCTGGGAATTTTCTTCAATGTTCACTCCGCTGTTCTGATTGAGGATATCCCGTTCACGGAGCACGATTTTGAGGA CCCTCGCCCGCCCTCCAAGTTGTATGCTCTGTACGAGCAGGTGTCTTATAACTGTTTCATTGCGGCCGCCATCTACGTCGTCCTGGGCGGCTTCTCCTTCTGCCAAGTTCGACTCCACAAGAGGAAGGAGTACATGGTGCGCTGA
- the RNASEK gene encoding ribonuclease kappa isoform X2 produces MVSLLCCGPKLAACGIVLSVWGVIMLVLLGIFFNVHSAVLIEDIPFTEHDFEDPRPPSKLYALYEQVSYNCFIAAAIYVVLGGFSFCQVRLHKRKEYMVR; encoded by the exons ATGGTGTCTCTCCTGTGCTGCGGGCCCAAGCTGGCGGCCTGTGGGATCGTgctgagtgtgtggggggtcatcATGTTG GTGCTGCTGGGAATTTTCTTCAATGTTCACTCCGCTGTTCTGATTGAGGATATCCCGTTCACGGAGCACGATTTTGAGGA CCCTCGCCCGCCCTCCAAGTTGTATGCTCTGTACGAGCAGGTGTCTTATAACTGTTTCATTGCGGCCGCCATCTACGTCGTCCTGGGCGGCTTCTCCTTCTGCCAAGTTCGACTCCACAAGAGGAAGGAGTACATGGTGCGCTGA
- the BACC1 gene encoding LOW QUALITY PROTEIN: BPTF-associated chromatin complex component 1 (The sequence of the model RefSeq protein was modified relative to this genomic sequence to represent the inferred CDS: inserted 2 bases in 2 codons), protein MTSASTKVGEIFSAAGAAFTKLGELTMQLHPVTDSSPAGARWTDTEIQMXHAAVRRFGEDLNQISSVIKERTESRTPLPPPFSILPILHPSPQPPFSIPLPPPSPSSLLSHLCLSLLLLSAPLSLLPPPLLSLCSSLFTLSLPLTPSSLPPLSLSSPSPLLYPLLTLSTSPHPTPLTLSPPLLLSPHHSLPSSLPSLFLPSSSLSIPPLIISYSFSPSSLSSLPALSSSPPLLPHLPLSSSPLQPRSLLPPLSFFLSPPPPAGLRLKSAVKRKMYDDSGXPLSGDSPRKVIKKVLPAPGGSCGDHGVPRRRLWGARRCREGSPGAMKKRKSSDVTLSALNDSDANSDLVDLEGLGDRSTVKKLNFDQDSLNLDSNFIMSSGDLPLLSR, encoded by the exons ATGACGTCGGCATCCACTAAG GTTGGGGAGATCTTCTCGGCCGCGGGAGCCGCCTTCACCAAACTGGGGGAACTGACCATGCAGCTTCATCCTGTTACTGACTCCTCTCCGGCCGG GGCCCGctggacagacacagagatacaga tGCACGCGGCTGTCAGACGTTTCGGGGAAGATTTAAATCAGATCAGTTCAGTCATCAAGGAAAggaca GAGAGTaggacccctctccctcctccattcTCCATCCTCCCCATTCTCCATCCCTCCCCTCAACCCCCattctccatccctctcccccctccctccccctcctccttactCTCccacctctgcctctccctcctcctcctctctgcccctctctcacttctccctccccctctcctctctctatgctcctccctcttcactctctccctccccctcactccctcttccctccctcctctctcactctcttccccctctccactcctctaccccctcctcactctctccacctccccccaccctacccctctcacactctctccccctctcctcctttctcctcACCACTCACTCCcctccagcctcccctctctctttctcccctcctcttctctctccatccctcccctcATCATATCttactctttctccccctcttctctctcatctctccccgcactctcttcctccccccctcttctccctcaccttcctctctcctcctctcccctccagcctcgctctctcctccctcccctctcattctttctctctccccccccccccgcagggctcAGATTAAAGTCCGCGGTGAAGCGTAAGATGTACGATGACAGTG GTCCCCTGTCCGGTGACTCCCCCCGGAAGGTGATTAAGAAGGTGCTGCCGGCGCCGGGCGGTTCCTGCGGTGATCACGGTGTCCCCCGCCGCAGGCTGTGGGGGGCGCGGCGCTGCCGGGAAGGGTCCCCAGGGGCCATGAAGAAGCGCAAGTCAtccg ATGTAACTCTCAGCGCTCTCAATGACTCCGACGCGAACAGCGACCTGGTGGATTTAGAAGGTTTGGGCGACCGAAGCACAGTGAAAAAGCTCAACTTTGATCAAG ACAGTCTAAACCTGGACTCCAATTTCATCATGAGCTCTGGTGATCTCCCGCTTCTCTCCCGCTGA